A portion of the Geitlerinema sp. PCC 9228 genome contains these proteins:
- a CDS encoding DEAD/DEAH box helicase family protein — protein sequence MPRRTPTLTYDRGTLLLHPPPKGKAWIDFFTWDDRVEKFRAPAICYRALVEALRAESTNFADEAQGFMPLALVPSWEMSPYPHQQEALAAWKRSQRQGVVVLPTASGKTYLAQLAMQATPRSTLVVVPTLDLMHQWYAHLEAAFPDRSIGLLGGGSRDRSPILVATYDSAAIHAENLGDRYALLVFDECHHLPTDFNRVIAEYAIAPYRLGLTATPERTDGKHADLQYLIGPEVYNRTAAELAGDALANHELVQIKVNLSQAERDKYNELIQERDRFLQKSKISLGSLQGWQRFVQASARSAEGRRAMLAHREAKAIALGTDGKIRVLADLLAQHYPERTLIFTADNATVYRISQEFLIPAITYQTPVKERHEILQNFRQGSYKTLVASQVLNEGIDVPDAKIAIVLSGTASKREHIQRLGRVLRKGSQNDKQAILYEVIAAQTSEEKASQRRRGEKTKSQPSKSSRHLEPVSPQKSVYSFPQRPTRRAAESKGTWQESSKTEQQEETDSGGDE from the coding sequence ATGCCTCGTAGAACCCCAACGCTAACATACGATCGCGGTACATTGCTTCTCCATCCACCACCAAAAGGGAAAGCCTGGATTGATTTTTTTACCTGGGACGATCGCGTGGAAAAATTTCGCGCCCCAGCCATTTGCTATCGTGCTTTGGTGGAGGCTTTGCGTGCGGAATCTACCAATTTTGCGGATGAGGCACAAGGGTTTATGCCGTTGGCGTTGGTTCCCAGTTGGGAAATGTCGCCCTATCCCCACCAACAAGAAGCTTTGGCGGCTTGGAAGCGATCGCAACGTCAGGGAGTGGTGGTGCTTCCCACGGCTTCGGGAAAAACCTATTTGGCGCAACTGGCGATGCAAGCAACCCCCCGCAGTACGTTGGTGGTGGTGCCGACGTTGGATTTAATGCATCAGTGGTACGCTCACTTGGAAGCGGCGTTCCCGGATAGGTCAATTGGGTTGCTTGGCGGTGGTTCCCGCGATCGCTCGCCGATTTTGGTGGCTACCTACGACAGCGCCGCTATTCATGCAGAAAACTTGGGCGATCGCTATGCCTTACTTGTGTTTGACGAATGCCATCACTTACCGACAGATTTCAATCGCGTTATTGCCGAATATGCGATCGCGCCCTATCGTTTGGGATTGACCGCTACCCCAGAACGTACCGACGGCAAACATGCGGATTTGCAGTATTTGATTGGTCCGGAAGTTTACAACCGCACTGCCGCCGAACTGGCTGGAGATGCCCTAGCCAACCACGAGTTGGTGCAAATTAAGGTAAATCTTTCCCAAGCAGAACGCGACAAATACAACGAACTCATCCAAGAACGCGATCGCTTTCTGCAAAAATCCAAAATCTCCCTTGGTAGCTTACAAGGATGGCAGCGGTTCGTGCAAGCTAGTGCCCGTTCTGCGGAAGGTCGCCGCGCCATGTTAGCCCATCGGGAAGCTAAAGCGATCGCGCTAGGAACCGATGGCAAAATTCGTGTTTTGGCAGACTTACTCGCCCAACACTATCCCGAACGAACGCTTATCTTTACTGCCGACAACGCCACGGTCTACCGCATCTCCCAAGAATTTTTAATTCCTGCTATCACCTATCAAACCCCTGTCAAAGAACGACACGAGATTTTGCAAAACTTCCGTCAGGGAAGCTACAAAACCTTGGTGGCTTCTCAAGTTCTCAACGAAGGCATTGACGTTCCCGATGCCAAAATTGCGATCGTCTTATCGGGAACTGCCAGCAAGCGGGAACATATCCAACGCCTGGGTAGGGTTTTGCGCAAAGGTTCCCAAAACGACAAGCAAGCGATTCTCTACGAAGTGATTGCTGCCCAAACTTCGGAAGAAAAAGCTTCCCAACGACGGCGCGGCGAGAAGACCAAATCCCAACCATCGAAATCGTCGCGGCATTTGGAACCTGTTTCTCCGCAAAAATCGGTGTACTCGTTTCCCCAACGCCCAACCAGACGCGCGGCGGAATCCAAGGGAACCTGGCAGGAAAGTTCTAAAACGGAACAACAGGAGGAAACTGACAGTGGTGGCGATGAATGA